A region of Streptomyces sp. NBC_00654 DNA encodes the following proteins:
- a CDS encoding helicase-related protein, with translation MTDETNPHSAHYELRDGLVAQLRRDLLGPGSPDEVLTQDPPITTYPIGVLFPRASDDDAERALGEDAAENEGLDDVPLARRGRDIEESAPDLGVAHVGDRRPSSMGLTFAVDPAVSRRLVVRTEAAVYDPVDADGRPVAAERARARTVSEQREHWRRRPLTLRPETIDVSVPRRYRIDDLHPGVAIDVVVRPVAPASGTVTVTVTLINSHLVGKRALQDAFCLYQPRLTVKTESGTPGFVERPSERRVIDAEVATSRLLHRHAPTFAVGHGCSAEWDWTPPPIGVPHTERAAIDTVRTEFVPAHDVLLTDSNPDIDDSALTMQGLATGPESEILAALNDLTAAYAEWIDRKEAESGAFRGTPHEAPARAQIEHCRTALARMRRGIRVLGTDSDAMRAFRLANRAMAQQRSRSEWVKKGREGSPDESVGRWRPFQISFMLLCLEGIVDPGHQDRSVADLLWFPTGGGKTEAYLGLIAFTTFLRRIRLKEHGGGVTVLMRYTLRLLTLQQFERAAALICAMERIRLGDKETLGTDPISIGMWVGQSATPNKLSVAEESLAELRKEKELQERNPVQLHACPWCGTRMDAHQYEVDEPAKRMHVRCPDTWCDFHHGLPVHLIDEAVYDARPTLVIATVDKFAAMPWREQTAALFNRDRSDRTPPPELIVQDELHLISGPLGTLTGLYETAVDLLADEPKVIASTATIRRASDQGRKLFAREVAQFPPAGIDARDSWFAVETPKERKASRQYVGLLTPSTSQSTLLIRTYANLLHRAAQADATDEVRDAYWTLVGYFNSLRLLAAAELQVHDDVDAYLGYLAERDGREQRKIVEQTELTSRANSSEVPKRLKQVEQRLPHPDVVDVLLATNMISVGVDVDRLGLMAVMGQPQTTAEYIQATSRVGRRHPGLVAVMLNSNRSRDRSHYESFQHFHSALYREVESTSVTPFSSRSRERGLHAVVVALARILIPAARPDDGAGRIDEFRDELDRIVRTALLARVQAVDPDEYAATADAFDEFVEWWSEEAELHGELTYEPKRGRRTPSLLCAFDDDNEEAWPTLWSLRDVDAESALFMEATR, from the coding sequence ATGACCGACGAAACGAACCCGCACTCCGCGCACTACGAGCTGCGCGACGGCCTCGTCGCCCAGCTCCGCAGGGACCTGCTCGGTCCCGGATCACCCGACGAGGTCCTGACACAGGACCCGCCGATCACCACCTATCCGATCGGGGTGCTGTTCCCGCGCGCCTCGGACGACGACGCCGAGCGGGCCCTCGGTGAGGACGCGGCCGAGAACGAGGGCCTGGACGACGTGCCGCTGGCGAGGAGGGGCAGGGACATCGAGGAGTCCGCCCCCGACCTCGGTGTCGCCCACGTCGGCGACCGGCGCCCCTCGTCCATGGGTCTGACGTTCGCCGTCGACCCCGCCGTTTCGCGACGCCTCGTCGTGCGCACGGAAGCCGCCGTCTACGATCCGGTCGACGCCGACGGACGTCCCGTCGCCGCCGAGCGCGCCCGGGCCCGCACCGTCTCCGAGCAGAGGGAGCACTGGCGCAGGCGCCCGCTGACCCTGCGCCCGGAGACCATCGACGTGTCCGTGCCCCGTCGATACCGGATCGACGATCTGCACCCCGGTGTCGCCATCGACGTCGTGGTCCGGCCGGTGGCTCCCGCGAGCGGGACCGTGACGGTGACGGTGACGTTGATCAACTCACACCTGGTGGGGAAGCGGGCGCTGCAGGACGCCTTCTGTCTGTACCAGCCCCGCCTCACCGTCAAGACGGAGTCCGGCACCCCGGGCTTCGTCGAACGCCCCTCCGAGCGGCGGGTGATCGACGCGGAGGTGGCGACGAGCAGGCTGTTGCACCGGCACGCCCCGACCTTCGCCGTGGGACACGGCTGCTCGGCCGAGTGGGACTGGACGCCCCCGCCCATCGGCGTGCCCCATACGGAGCGCGCCGCCATCGACACCGTACGGACCGAGTTCGTCCCGGCGCACGACGTGCTGCTGACCGATTCCAACCCCGACATCGACGATTCGGCCCTCACCATGCAGGGCCTGGCGACCGGGCCCGAGAGCGAGATCCTGGCCGCGCTCAACGATCTGACGGCCGCGTACGCCGAGTGGATCGATCGCAAGGAGGCGGAGTCGGGCGCGTTTCGCGGCACCCCGCACGAAGCACCGGCCCGCGCGCAGATCGAGCACTGTCGCACGGCGCTCGCCCGGATGCGTCGTGGCATCCGGGTTCTCGGCACCGACAGCGACGCGATGCGGGCGTTCCGGCTGGCCAATCGGGCGATGGCCCAGCAGCGCTCCCGCAGCGAGTGGGTGAAGAAGGGAAGGGAAGGTTCCCCTGACGAGTCCGTCGGGCGCTGGCGTCCGTTCCAGATCTCCTTCATGCTCCTGTGCCTCGAAGGGATCGTGGACCCCGGCCACCAGGACCGTTCGGTCGCCGACCTGCTCTGGTTCCCCACCGGTGGTGGCAAGACCGAGGCGTACCTCGGTCTGATCGCCTTCACGACCTTCCTGCGGCGCATCCGGCTGAAGGAGCACGGAGGGGGTGTCACCGTCCTCATGCGCTACACGCTGAGGCTGCTCACCCTGCAGCAGTTCGAACGAGCGGCGGCTCTGATCTGCGCCATGGAGCGCATCCGCCTCGGCGACAAGGAAACGCTGGGGACGGATCCCATCTCCATCGGCATGTGGGTCGGCCAGTCCGCCACCCCCAACAAACTGTCGGTGGCCGAGGAGAGCCTCGCCGAACTGCGGAAGGAGAAGGAGCTCCAGGAGAGGAATCCCGTCCAGCTGCACGCGTGCCCGTGGTGCGGCACCCGCATGGACGCGCATCAGTACGAGGTCGACGAGCCGGCGAAGCGCATGCACGTCCGGTGCCCGGACACCTGGTGCGACTTCCACCACGGGCTCCCGGTCCATCTGATCGACGAAGCGGTCTACGACGCGCGCCCCACGCTGGTGATCGCCACCGTCGACAAGTTCGCCGCCATGCCGTGGCGGGAGCAGACAGCCGCGCTGTTCAACCGCGACCGCTCCGACAGAACCCCGCCTCCGGAGCTGATCGTCCAGGACGAACTGCACCTCATCTCGGGTCCCCTCGGAACGCTCACCGGTCTGTACGAGACGGCCGTGGACCTGCTGGCCGACGAGCCGAAGGTGATCGCCTCGACCGCGACGATCCGCCGAGCTTCGGACCAGGGCAGGAAACTGTTCGCCCGCGAGGTCGCCCAGTTCCCGCCGGCGGGGATTGACGCCCGCGACTCCTGGTTCGCCGTGGAGACGCCCAAGGAGCGAAAGGCGAGCCGCCAGTACGTCGGTCTCCTCACTCCGAGCACGAGCCAGTCCACGCTTCTCATCCGCACCTACGCCAACCTCCTCCACCGGGCGGCACAGGCCGATGCCACCGATGAGGTGCGCGACGCCTACTGGACGCTCGTCGGCTACTTCAACAGCCTTCGACTGTTGGCCGCCGCCGAACTTCAGGTCCACGACGACGTCGACGCCTATCTCGGCTACCTGGCCGAACGTGACGGTCGCGAGCAGCGAAAGATCGTGGAACAGACCGAGTTGACCAGTCGGGCCAACTCCAGCGAGGTTCCCAAGCGGCTCAAGCAGGTCGAGCAACGGCTCCCCCATCCCGATGTCGTGGACGTCCTCCTGGCCACCAACATGATCTCGGTCGGTGTCGATGTGGACCGGCTCGGTCTGATGGCGGTCATGGGGCAGCCGCAGACCACTGCCGAGTACATCCAGGCGACCAGCCGGGTCGGCCGCCGCCACCCCGGCCTGGTGGCCGTGATGCTCAACTCGAACCGCTCGCGCGACCGTTCGCACTACGAGAGCTTCCAGCACTTCCACTCGGCGCTGTACCGCGAGGTCGAGTCGACCAGTGTGACGCCCTTCTCCTCCCGCTCCCGCGAGCGCGGTCTGCACGCGGTGGTCGTCGCGCTCGCCCGGATCCTGATCCCCGCGGCCCGACCCGATGACGGTGCCGGACGGATCGACGAGTTCCGCGACGAACTGGACCGGATCGTCAGGACGGCGCTCCTGGCCCGGGTCCAGGCGGTCGACCCGGACGAGTACGCGGCGACGGCCGACGCGTTCGACGAGTTCGTCGAGTGGTGGTCCGAAGAGGCCGAGCTCCATGGCGAGCTCACCTACGAACCCAAGCGCGGCAGGAGGACACCGTCCCTGCTGTGCGCGTTCGACGACGACAACGAGGAGGCGTGGCCCACCCTGTGGAGCCTGCGCGATGTCGACGCCGAGTCCGCTCTCTTCATGGAGGCAACCCGATGA
- the drmB gene encoding DUF1998 domain-containing protein yields MTPPPSRRRRAGAPERSYPRRGSVRRAQMITTYGVGSLVAVDNESFIVTGIDSWNISEAPTIHEHRLARVLGVKSFRLPPASDDTSKDGVHVRRFPLWHSCPTCQSLQHVRLFNSPPGKNECGDCGEDLVPSRFVMACSKGHIDDFPYWKWAHRKNRQEGDSGLCGGRMRLRTSGRTASLRSILISCTCGIPEVSMEGAFRGTALSDLKVFCGGKRPWLKDAPAESCSERPRTLQRGSSVAWQPIVRTALSIPPWSDGHFSRLAPHMDELRTMYADGDTHGIKVFLKAVALTKKYDFSVDKVIALLEGENHEDAAPDQEQVKDDACTALRKQEYERLIAGRAESETDHEDQFVCEPPRSSASVLTPYGLEGPMLVKRLREVRALKAFSRVDTPETRTDVQEAALSLAEMDWLPAMEVQGEGVFLRLDEQRLDSWARSVAVAARVDRMRANHLRMMRERAQDPASVPDSPATPRMVLLHTLAHALINEWSLDGGYPAASLRERLYADDTMAGILVATATSDSAGSLGGLVAQGEPDHLALSLRSALVRAQWCSADPLCVESEASGVGGINLAACHACVLLPETSCEYNNGLLDRALLIGTPEDPSIGFFSEALRA; encoded by the coding sequence ATGACCCCTCCCCCCTCCCGGCGCCGCCGGGCCGGTGCGCCCGAGCGCAGCTATCCCCGTCGGGGCTCCGTCCGCCGGGCGCAGATGATCACGACGTACGGTGTCGGTTCGCTCGTCGCCGTCGACAACGAGTCGTTCATAGTGACCGGCATCGACTCGTGGAACATCAGTGAGGCGCCGACGATCCACGAGCACCGGTTGGCCCGGGTGCTCGGGGTGAAGTCGTTCCGTCTGCCGCCCGCTTCGGACGACACGAGCAAGGACGGTGTACACGTCCGCCGCTTCCCTCTGTGGCACTCGTGCCCGACCTGTCAGTCCCTCCAGCATGTTCGGCTCTTCAACTCCCCGCCGGGGAAGAACGAGTGCGGCGACTGCGGGGAGGACCTCGTTCCCTCGCGCTTCGTCATGGCCTGCTCCAAGGGACACATCGACGACTTCCCGTACTGGAAGTGGGCGCACCGCAAGAATCGTCAGGAGGGCGACTCCGGTCTCTGCGGCGGTCGGATGCGGCTGCGGACCAGCGGCAGGACCGCTTCGCTCCGCTCGATCCTGATCTCCTGCACCTGCGGAATCCCCGAGGTGTCCATGGAGGGCGCCTTCCGCGGCACCGCGCTGTCCGATCTGAAGGTGTTCTGCGGTGGCAAGCGCCCCTGGCTGAAGGACGCTCCCGCCGAGTCCTGCTCGGAGCGTCCGCGTACGCTCCAGCGCGGTTCGTCCGTGGCCTGGCAGCCCATCGTGCGGACGGCGCTGTCGATCCCGCCGTGGAGCGACGGACACTTCTCCCGGCTCGCCCCGCACATGGACGAGCTCCGCACGATGTACGCGGACGGGGACACCCATGGGATCAAGGTCTTCCTCAAGGCCGTCGCCCTCACCAAGAAGTACGACTTCTCGGTCGACAAGGTCATCGCGCTCCTCGAAGGGGAGAATCACGAGGATGCGGCACCCGATCAGGAACAGGTCAAGGACGACGCCTGCACAGCGCTTCGGAAGCAGGAGTACGAACGGCTGATCGCGGGCCGAGCCGAGAGCGAGACCGACCACGAGGACCAGTTCGTCTGCGAACCTCCCCGGTCCTCCGCGTCCGTCCTGACTCCCTATGGGCTGGAGGGCCCGATGCTGGTCAAGCGGCTGCGGGAGGTCCGTGCGCTCAAGGCGTTCTCGCGGGTCGACACACCCGAGACACGCACGGACGTCCAGGAGGCGGCGCTGTCGCTCGCCGAGATGGACTGGTTGCCCGCCATGGAGGTCCAGGGTGAAGGCGTCTTCCTGAGGCTCGACGAGCAGCGGCTGGACTCCTGGGCACGGAGCGTCGCCGTCGCGGCCAGGGTCGACCGGATGCGCGCCAACCACCTGCGCATGATGCGGGAACGGGCCCAGGATCCGGCGAGTGTTCCCGACTCGCCGGCCACTCCGCGCATGGTTCTCCTGCACACGTTGGCGCACGCACTGATCAACGAGTGGAGCCTGGACGGCGGTTACCCCGCCGCGTCCCTGCGCGAGCGTCTGTACGCGGACGACACCATGGCGGGAATCCTCGTCGCCACGGCGACGAGCGATTCCGCCGGAAGCCTCGGTGGCCTGGTCGCCCAGGGCGAACCGGACCACTTGGCCCTGTCCCTGCGGTCGGCACTCGTCCGGGCCCAGTGGTGTTCGGCCGACCCGCTCTGCGTGGAGTCCGAGGCGAGCGGCGTGGGAGGCATCAACCTGGCGGCCTGCCACGCCTGCGTCCTCCTGCCCGAGACCAGCTGCGAGTACAACAACGGGCTGCTCGACCGGGCGTTGCTGATCGGCACTCCGGAGGATCCTTCCATCGGATTCTTCAGCGAGGCGCTGCGGGCCTGA
- a CDS encoding ATP-binding protein gives MGGCRFGVIRKAWALPFLAEPAELAGLRRAIGLNLALWGLGGVVHDAQLCVSELAANVIKHVGPGTPARLAVSMNGSRLRIEVSDPDTRVLPVLRPVADGSEDGRGLALVDGVAERWGVDLRGDSKVTWCELVTGLRSSVDHAEGPQVAKAEALLGLMGSVVEPEDASYGRLGVARAEESAINLIADLLHWLRAHGCDPDGALDRAQTHFEAELGGVV, from the coding sequence ATGGGTGGCTGTCGCTTCGGTGTGATTCGGAAGGCGTGGGCTCTCCCCTTCCTGGCGGAACCTGCGGAGTTGGCGGGCCTGCGCCGCGCGATCGGTCTGAACCTGGCTCTCTGGGGCCTCGGTGGCGTGGTGCATGACGCACAGCTCTGCGTCTCCGAGTTGGCGGCGAACGTGATCAAGCACGTGGGGCCGGGCACCCCGGCCCGGCTGGCCGTTTCGATGAACGGGAGTCGCCTTCGTATCGAAGTGAGCGACCCGGACACACGCGTGCTTCCCGTCCTCCGTCCGGTCGCGGACGGATCGGAGGACGGGCGGGGGCTGGCCCTGGTGGACGGGGTCGCCGAGCGCTGGGGTGTCGACCTGCGCGGCGACTCCAAGGTCACCTGGTGCGAACTGGTCACCGGTCTGCGTTCGTCGGTCGACCATGCCGAAGGGCCGCAGGTCGCCAAGGCCGAAGCGCTGCTGGGTCTGATGGGGTCGGTGGTCGAGCCGGAGGACGCCTCGTACGGGCGGCTCGGTGTGGCGAGGGCGGAGGAGTCCGCGATCAACCTCATCGCGGACCTCCTCCACTGGCTACGGGCCCACGGCTGCGACCCGGACGGAGCCCTGGACCGTGCGCAGACGCACTTCGAGGCCGAGCTGGGCGGAGTCGTGTGA
- a CDS encoding helix-turn-helix transcriptional regulator, with protein sequence MPVGPTTRRRQLGADLRRLRERKGLTLEEAGALVGISKATLSRYERKEGTVKWPAVDALCREYDTSDDERASLVALAKGARIQGWWRSLADPIPESMNLMLTLEDEVVSEDHYACMYVPGLLQTRAYAEAVHRASEMRSTEQEIHHMVDIRMRRQELLARDEPPHIWAVIDEAVIRRVVGGRSVMREQLKHLLDLTERPHITVQILPFEAGAHAAAVGSFVVLGGPTPELDVVYVDIIGGGLFMEKPQELARYKMAFEYLRAQALDIDMSAALLDRACREL encoded by the coding sequence ATGCCAGTCGGGCCCACCACCCGCAGACGTCAACTCGGCGCGGACCTACGCCGTCTTCGTGAACGCAAGGGCCTCACCCTGGAGGAGGCAGGGGCCCTGGTCGGCATCTCCAAGGCGACCTTGAGTCGCTACGAGAGAAAGGAAGGCACGGTCAAGTGGCCGGCGGTCGACGCTCTCTGCCGCGAGTACGACACATCGGACGATGAGCGTGCGTCGCTCGTCGCGCTGGCCAAGGGCGCCCGGATTCAGGGTTGGTGGCGTTCGCTCGCCGATCCGATCCCCGAGTCCATGAATCTCATGCTGACGCTTGAGGACGAGGTGGTCAGCGAGGACCACTACGCCTGCATGTACGTGCCCGGCCTCCTCCAGACACGCGCGTACGCGGAGGCTGTGCACCGGGCCTCGGAGATGCGGAGCACCGAGCAGGAGATCCACCACATGGTGGACATCCGCATGAGACGTCAGGAACTTCTGGCGCGGGACGAGCCCCCACACATCTGGGCAGTGATCGACGAAGCGGTCATCCGTCGTGTCGTGGGCGGCCGCTCCGTCATGCGCGAGCAGTTGAAGCACCTGCTCGACCTGACCGAACGACCCCACATCACCGTCCAGATACTTCCGTTCGAGGCCGGTGCCCACGCAGCCGCGGTCGGCAGCTTCGTCGTCCTCGGCGGGCCGACGCCCGAACTCGACGTCGTGTACGTCGACATCATCGGTGGTGGCCTGTTCATGGAGAAGCCGCAAGAACTGGCGCGCTATAAAATGGCGTTCGAGTATCTGCGCGCACAGGCACTGGACATCGACATGTCTGCCGCGCTCCTGGATCGGGCCTGCAGGGAGCTTTGA
- a CDS encoding DUF397 domain-containing protein: MDQENAHWFKSSYSGGSGTECVEVADLRNAVGVRDSKQARGPHLTVRRHTWSSFVTALGLRQLTA, encoded by the coding sequence ATGGATCAAGAGAACGCGCACTGGTTCAAGTCCTCGTACAGCGGCGGAAGCGGCACCGAGTGCGTCGAGGTCGCCGACCTGCGCAACGCCGTGGGCGTACGCGACTCGAAACAGGCTCGGGGACCACACCTGACAGTGCGGCGCCACACCTGGTCCAGCTTCGTCACCGCCCTGGGGCTGCGACAACTCACCGCCTGA
- a CDS encoding helix-turn-helix domain-containing protein, which yields MSDELADNLGKYRRVSGLSQEQLARRSGLSVGLIRRIEQGADGVRMETLHQIARALGVKTSDLMAAGPPEPVRHDDPNSLNLRELRIALTPAIGLVPASAPAGEEPDLRRLRRMTHDHAVLYFGDSYKSIAADLPALIRAVSEAVAYYESGQDHIEALVARSEALQLVGRYLTQIRQYDLAHGAIREAISDARRAEAPLTAASGVGGMCWMLMRTERFDEAEEIAVATMDVVEPKIKGASPDEYATWGGLAMEGAAAAARNNRPEEAKALRRAAGTAARAVGAAHRNLLRHWSMFGPVTASMKELEDFMIVGDARSVVRKSSEEESLQPKSWKRLGKPSSNDGNRYYLELARAQVRTGDPTGAMEELARLDHVAPEWFRHQSSAAITFEEITKRRRTLTTEMREVGTHLGVLA from the coding sequence ATGTCGGACGAACTCGCTGACAACCTAGGGAAATACCGGCGGGTGAGTGGGCTCAGCCAGGAGCAGCTCGCGCGTCGGTCGGGGCTCTCGGTCGGCCTCATCCGGCGCATCGAGCAGGGTGCCGATGGGGTGCGGATGGAGACACTTCATCAGATCGCCAGGGCCTTGGGGGTAAAGACGTCGGACCTCATGGCGGCCGGTCCGCCGGAGCCCGTCAGGCATGACGATCCGAACAGCTTGAATCTGCGCGAGTTGCGCATCGCGCTCACTCCGGCGATCGGTCTTGTCCCCGCGAGCGCGCCTGCCGGTGAGGAGCCGGACCTGCGTCGTCTTCGGCGCATGACGCACGACCATGCGGTGCTGTACTTCGGTGACAGCTACAAGAGCATCGCGGCCGATCTGCCCGCGCTGATTCGCGCGGTGAGTGAGGCAGTCGCGTACTACGAATCGGGTCAGGACCACATCGAAGCCCTGGTCGCCCGATCGGAGGCGCTGCAACTGGTCGGGCGCTACCTGACGCAGATCCGTCAGTACGACCTCGCGCACGGTGCCATTCGGGAGGCCATCTCGGACGCGCGGAGGGCCGAGGCGCCGCTGACGGCCGCGTCCGGCGTCGGCGGGATGTGCTGGATGCTCATGCGTACCGAGCGCTTCGACGAGGCCGAGGAGATCGCTGTCGCGACGATGGACGTTGTCGAGCCGAAGATCAAAGGTGCCTCGCCCGACGAGTACGCGACGTGGGGAGGCCTGGCGATGGAGGGTGCGGCGGCGGCTGCCCGTAACAACCGTCCCGAAGAGGCGAAGGCGCTGCGCCGCGCTGCCGGTACCGCTGCCAGGGCCGTGGGTGCGGCGCACCGGAACCTTCTTCGCCACTGGTCGATGTTCGGTCCCGTGACCGCGTCCATGAAAGAGCTTGAGGACTTCATGATCGTCGGCGACGCGCGATCAGTGGTCCGCAAGTCGAGCGAGGAGGAGAGCCTCCAGCCCAAGAGCTGGAAGCGGCTCGGGAAGCCGAGCAGCAACGACGGGAATCGGTACTACCTCGAACTCGCGCGGGCTCAGGTGCGCACGGGTGACCCGACCGGTGCCATGGAGGAGTTGGCCCGGCTCGACCATGTCGCACCCGAGTGGTTCCGTCACCAGTCGTCGGCCGCGATCACCTTCGAGGAGATCACCAAGAGGCGCCGCACGCTCACGACAGAGATGAGGGAAGTGGGCACCCACCTGGGTGTCCTCGCTTGA
- a CDS encoding DUF397 domain-containing protein, giving the protein MVPHIPSDEALTWSKSSYSGGNTTECLEVASLALGVAVRDSKRAAGPRLTFGATAWEQFIEVVRDQASAIPVSRRTS; this is encoded by the coding sequence ATGGTTCCCCATATCCCGTCCGACGAGGCTCTGACCTGGTCCAAGTCCTCCTACAGCGGCGGCAACACCACCGAGTGCCTGGAGGTCGCGAGTCTTGCCCTGGGCGTGGCGGTCCGTGATTCCAAGCGGGCGGCCGGCCCTCGGCTGACGTTCGGAGCCACTGCTTGGGAGCAGTTCATCGAGGTCGTTCGCGACCAGGCTTCGGCGATACCCGTGAGCCGGCGTACGTCGTGA
- a CDS encoding transcriptional regulator: MEPSRRGVLGAGLFSVALTIPGWPDVIGRAEAAQSGRLSRIGMSEVDMVVAMTERVSDLDDQFGGRHARPMAASFMVNTVAAYLRADAPTPVRQAMLSAASDLLYLTGYMAVDEGLHGLAQRYYIKALELAGAAEDHLTYCTTLRGMSVQAVDLGHGTKAMQLADAAAAASPQAGPRMRAFLAGQQAHAAAQTGDRVSAMRFIREAETAMDRAESRSAPFGSYDPSSLNYHISQVRYGLGDVSGAVESMQQSDRLRFGVYRRARVRHRATLAERQLELGHLEAACATWNQALDDYPMVQSGRADDRVRAMFGLLRPHVKNPTARDLYNRARGIAPSALAG, from the coding sequence ATGGAGCCCTCCCGTCGCGGAGTCCTGGGCGCCGGTCTCTTCTCCGTGGCACTGACGATTCCCGGGTGGCCTGACGTGATCGGCCGGGCGGAAGCAGCCCAGTCCGGGCGTCTCTCGCGCATAGGGATGAGTGAAGTCGACATGGTCGTCGCCATGACCGAGCGGGTCTCGGACCTGGACGATCAGTTCGGCGGCCGTCATGCCCGCCCGATGGCGGCATCGTTCATGGTCAACACGGTGGCGGCCTACTTGCGTGCTGACGCTCCCACTCCGGTCCGGCAGGCGATGCTCTCCGCGGCTTCGGATCTCCTCTATCTGACCGGCTACATGGCTGTCGACGAAGGCCTCCACGGCCTTGCACAGCGGTACTACATCAAGGCGCTCGAACTGGCCGGTGCGGCTGAGGACCATCTCACCTACTGCACCACCCTGCGCGGAATGAGTGTGCAAGCTGTGGACCTTGGCCATGGAACGAAGGCCATGCAGCTGGCCGATGCCGCCGCTGCCGCGTCTCCGCAGGCCGGACCGAGGATGCGTGCCTTTCTCGCCGGACAGCAGGCTCACGCAGCCGCTCAGACAGGTGACCGTGTCAGCGCGATGCGATTCATCCGTGAAGCGGAAACGGCCATGGACCGTGCGGAGTCCCGCAGCGCGCCGTTCGGTTCGTACGACCCCTCATCCCTCAACTACCACATCAGTCAGGTGCGTTATGGGCTCGGCGACGTCTCCGGCGCCGTCGAATCCATGCAGCAGTCCGACAGGCTCCGCTTCGGCGTCTACCGTCGCGCACGGGTCCGGCACAGGGCAACGCTCGCGGAACGGCAGCTGGAGCTCGGCCATCTGGAAGCAGCCTGCGCGACCTGGAACCAGGCACTTGACGACTACCCCATGGTTCAGTCCGGGCGCGCGGACGACCGTGTACGAGCGATGTTCGGCCTTCTGCGCCCCCACGTGAAGAATCCGACCGCCCGGGATCTGTACAACCGGGCACGCGGCATTGCCCCGTCTGCCCTCGCCGGCTGA
- a CDS encoding helix-turn-helix transcriptional regulator, which produces MDPLAVHKALANPSRLQFMQWLKDPEKYFDEDSYTQQGLGFHIGVCVGDIQKRAGLAQSVVSGYLQTLRDAGLLTSERVGKWTYYRRNEPVIAEFAAHVRDEL; this is translated from the coding sequence ATGGACCCCCTGGCCGTGCACAAGGCCCTCGCCAATCCTTCCCGGCTGCAGTTCATGCAGTGGCTGAAGGACCCCGAGAAGTACTTCGACGAGGACTCCTACACACAACAGGGGCTGGGCTTCCACATCGGCGTGTGCGTGGGCGACATCCAGAAGCGGGCCGGGCTCGCCCAGTCCGTGGTGTCCGGCTACCTCCAGACCCTCAGGGACGCGGGCCTCCTCACCTCGGAGCGCGTCGGCAAGTGGACGTACTACCGGCGCAACGAGCCGGTGATCGCCGAGTTCGCCGCCCACGTACGCGACGAGCTGTAG